ATCAAGCTGATGGACTGGGCCCGTGCGAACGGCACGAGCGTCCTGACCGCCTGCGCGAACGCCGAGCAGGCCCGCATCCTCGACCGCGGCGCGGCCCGCCCCGTGGAGTTCGCCGCGCTGATGGAGGCCATGGCGGACGCCGCCGAGAACTACGAACCCGCGCCGTTCCTGCGCTTCGTGATCGAGACGAGCGGGTACCTCGACCTGCTGCGCCAGGAGGGGCAGGAGGGACAGGTGCGCATGGAGAACCTGGACGAACTCATCAACGCCGCGCAGGAATGGGCGCAGGAACACGACGGCACCATCGCCGACTTCCTGGATGACGCGGCGCTGCTGTCCAGCGTGGACGACATGCGCACCAAGACCGAGAACAAGGGTGCCCCGGAGGACGCCGTCACGCTGATGACCATGCACAACGCCAAGGGCCTGGAATTCCCCGTGGTGTTCATCGTCGGCACGGAGGAGGGCCTGCTGCCCAGCAAGGGCGCGCTGGTCGAGGCGGGCGGCATCGAGGAGGAACGCCGCCTGTTCTACGTGGGCATCACCCGCGCCATGGAACGCCTGTTCCTGACCGCCGCGCAGAACCGCATGCAGTTCGGCAAGACGAACGCCGCCGAGGACAGCCGCTTCCTGGAGGAGATCGAGGGGCACTTCGACACCATCGACCCGTACGGGCAGGTCATCGAGTACCGCGCCAAGACCTGGAAACAGTACCGCCCCACCGTGCCTGCCCCCAGCGCCGTGAAGAACACCAGCCCCATGACTGCCGGGATGGCCTTCCGGGGCGGCGAGAAGGTCAGGCATCCCAAGTTCGGCGAGGGACAGGTGCTGGCCGTCGCGGGCGTCGGCGACCGGCAGGAGGTCACCGTGCACTTCCCCTCGGCGGGCACCAAGAAGCTCCTCGTGAAGTTCGCGAACCTCAGCCCCGCCTGAAGAGCCACCGCAACTCCCAAGAATTGCGAAGAGGCGCACACCTCTGCTCACCTGTCACCATAGGCACGTGAATTCACCAGAGTCCTTCCCCCCACCCGGCTCTCCGGCCCCGTGGCGCTCCACCGGGACCATTCAGGAGTTCCTGCGGACCCTGTGGCAGTACGCGGCGTTCCGCCTGATCGTGTTCATTGCCGTCGGGGTGCTGGCCCTGCAGTTCGGCGGGTGGCTGCTGGGCCACCTCGCCAGCGTGGTCGTCACGGCGCTCGGCGCGTACGCCCTGGCATTCCTCGTGAATCCGATCCTGTCCTGGCTGGAACGCCACCGGGTGGGCCGCGCCGTCGGGGTGCTGCTGCTGATCGTCGTGCTGGCCGGGGCGCTGACCCTGCTGGGCTTCCTGGTCAGTTCGCAGCTGCGCGGCCTGATCGACGGCCTGCCGAACCTGTCCCAGAACCTCAAGGGTCTCGTGAACTCCCTGCTGGACCGCCTGGACGCCATTCCGGGCACCGGTGGCCTGAAAGCCAGCATCATGACCTACATCGACAAGCAGACCTCCAACCTCACGGAGAACACCGGTCCGCTGCTGGAACGGCTCGTGAACAGCGGCCCCGACGTGCTCGACACCCTGTCCGGACTGGTCGGCTGGCTGGGGCAACTGGGCCTGCTCCTGACCCTCGCCATGTACTTCATGTTCGAGTACAACACCTTCGGTGCGGGCCTGCTGAAACTCTTCCCGCGCACCTGGCAACCCACCGTCCTGCAACTCGCCGAGGACGTCAGCGACAGCTTCGGCATGTACCTGCGCGGGACCGTGATCACGGCGCTCGCCTGCGCGCTGCTCGCCACGACCGGCCTGCTGATCCTGAAAGTCCCGAACGCGCTGGCGCTGGGCATCCTGAGTGCCTTCGTGAACCTCATCCCCTACGTGGGCATCGTCGTGGCGTCCATCCCGCCCATGCTGCTCGCGCTGCCGCAGGGCACCACGACCGTGCTGGAGGTCGGCGCGCTGTACTTCATCATCAACCAGCTGCTCGGGAACGTCATCGGCCCGATGGTCATGGGCCGCAGCACCAGCATCGGCCCGGCCAGCATCCTGATCGCCATCCTGGTGGGTCTGACCCTGGCAGGCGCCATGGGCGCGATCCTCGCCATTCCCTGCGCGGTTCTGCTCAAGCGCTGGACCAGCCGCTACTGGCTACGCAGCCCCCTGTACCGCGGCGTGCGGGGCGCCGCCGCTCCCGCCCGAGAGGACCTGCCCACCGAACGGTAAAGAACAGGAAGGAGGCGCACCCAGGTTCAGGGGTGCGCCTCCTTCCTTGGCTGCTCAGCGGCTGGCGATTTTCAGGCGGCGTTCCAGCTGATCG
This region of Deinococcus sp. JMULE3 genomic DNA includes:
- a CDS encoding AI-2E family transporter, which codes for MNSPESFPPPGSPAPWRSTGTIQEFLRTLWQYAAFRLIVFIAVGVLALQFGGWLLGHLASVVVTALGAYALAFLVNPILSWLERHRVGRAVGVLLLIVVLAGALTLLGFLVSSQLRGLIDGLPNLSQNLKGLVNSLLDRLDAIPGTGGLKASIMTYIDKQTSNLTENTGPLLERLVNSGPDVLDTLSGLVGWLGQLGLLLTLAMYFMFEYNTFGAGLLKLFPRTWQPTVLQLAEDVSDSFGMYLRGTVITALACALLATTGLLILKVPNALALGILSAFVNLIPYVGIVVASIPPMLLALPQGTTTVLEVGALYFIINQLLGNVIGPMVMGRSTSIGPASILIAILVGLTLAGAMGAILAIPCAVLLKRWTSRYWLRSPLYRGVRGAAAPAREDLPTER